A stretch of Primulina tabacum isolate GXHZ01 chromosome 13, ASM2559414v2, whole genome shotgun sequence DNA encodes these proteins:
- the LOC142523407 gene encoding MYB-like transcription factor EOBI has protein sequence MNKNRILPKSGSNNFYEDGSEELRRGPWIIEEDHLLIQYIASHGEGRWNSLAKSAGLKRTGKSCRLRWLNYLKPDVKRGNLTPHEQLLILELHSEWGNRWSKIAQQLPGRTDNEIKNYWRTRVQKQARQLKIDWNSKKFVEAIRRFWTPRLLEKMKQNSSEETQKFTAPTPTSDQPNSSPKPSDYMISDLEIYFGNSANGKISSEYSIGDVDSCYQYEIPYYDMPELSYEDIFSSEFQVAEDDWLGDDLGNSFRGTDELWQFRKHGA, from the exons ATGAATAAAAATAGGATTCTTCCTAAAAGTGGAAGCAACAATTTTTATGAAGATGGGAGTGAAGAACTAAGAAGAGGTCCTTGGATTATCGAAGAAGACCATCTTCTCATTCAATACATAGCTTCCCACGGCGAAGGTCGCTGGAATTCCTTAGCCAAATCCGCAG GACTTAAAAGAACAGGAAAGAGTTGCAGACTGAGATGGTTGAATTATCTAAAACCCGACGTTAAAAGAGGAAACCTCACCCCGCATGAACAACTCTTGATTCTCGAACTCCATTCCGAATGGGGAAACAG ATGGTCCAAGATTGCGCAACAGTTGCCGGGGAGAACAGACAACGAGATCAAGAATTACTGGAGGACCCGGGTGCAGAAACAGGCCCGGCAGCTCAAGATCGATTGGAACAGCAAGAAATTCGTCGAAGCGATTCGCAGGTTTTGGACGCCAAGATTACTGGAAAAGATGAAACAAAATTCATCagaagaaacccaaaaatttactGCTCCAACACCAACTTCCGATCAACCTAACTCATCGCCAAAACCCAGTGATTATATGATTTCAGATCTTGAAATCTACTTTGGAAACTCAGCAAACGGTAAAATTTCCAGTGAGTATTCGATCGGGGATGTTGACTCTTGTTACCAATACGAGATTCCCTATTACGACATGCCTGAGCTGTCGTACGAGGATATCTTTTCATCGGAGTTCCAAGTGGCGGAGGATGATTGGTTGGGAGATGACCTGGGGAATAGCTTTCGGGGCACTGATGAGCTGTGGCAGTTTAGAAAGCACGGGGCCTAG